The Bacillus thermozeamaize genome contains the following window.
CTTAGCAAAGGGACTTTGCATCAAATTTGTCCTTCGCCGATTAACCCCTGCCGGGCGCGGATCAGCGGTGAGGTGTTGCTGAAAAGCTTGGAGCAGTCCCTGCTCAGGGAGTTCCAGCAACGGCCGATTCGCGGGTTTGGCTTTCGCGGAAAGGTGCTGGGGAACCTCAGCACATCCGGCCTGCGCGTCCAGTATGACCCGAATGGCCCGGCGTATCGAAAAATCAGACGGGTCTGGGTCGGCGATGAGCTGCTGGAGCCGGAGAAAATGTATACCGTCGGGATGATTGACATGTTTACGTTTGGCGTCGGATATCCAGAATTGCAGAAAGGACTTGATTTTACCTTTTATTTGCCGGAATTCCTGCGGGATATTCTGGAGCAGGATCTGCAAAATCCCAGGTTTGTCAGAGAGGCGAAGCGGCGTCTCTGGCAGCCGCTGTCATGACTGTTCCGGAGATGAACATCATGAATTTGACTAAAGGCGGTCGATAGGTGATGAAGATTGTGGATGAGATTTACGCCATGTACCGAAATGTTCTCCGCGGCGATGAAGAGGATATCCTCGCCCTGGTGATGGGATTGTTTTTGGACCACAGCCGGGAAGATTTATTAGCGATGATTCAAGGACTGTCCAAAGAGGAGCTCCTGCAAATGGTCACCCTGTACACGTATCAACTCCTGCGGCTGAAACTGTCGAGGGAAGGAATGGGGGATCCGCCGGATAAGGATGAACAGGCGCTCCGGCGGTTTCACTGAGGACAAGCGCAATACCTTGCGGCTGAACCATATTGACGTGCCGGGTGTTCCGTGTTAAAATGCAGGTGGTCAGCCAGCAAGACCAATGTGGGCCTATAGCTCAGCTGGTCAGAGCGCACGCCTGATAAGCGTGAGGTCGGTGGTTCAAGTCCACTTAGGCCCACCATGTTCATCGAAGGGGCTATAGCTCAGTTGGGAGAGCGCCTGCCTTGCACGCAGGAGGTCAGCGGTTCGAGCCCGCTTAGCTCCACCATTCCGTCGCGCCGTCTTGTTGGGGCTGGCCAACCAACGTGCCACCAGCAGGTGGTTTATTTTTTGTCATCTATTGAAAAGTGACGCGTTCTATGGTAACTTAGTCCTCGTTAAAAGTTGGATTCGCGTGCTGCAGGAACCAGATTCACTGAAAGGGTAAGGAACTCTTTGGACTAACTTTCCCCCGTGGTGAATGCGTAGGTCCTAGCGATTTTTTTCCACACAAAAAAACTTGCTAGGAAGGGGGCCGAAAGGTGGCGTACTCAACCTTCGGAAGACACGTAGCGGTGGATACGTGGGGTGTCGACTTCGATCTGCTGAATGATGTAAAATTTCTGGAGAAAAAACTGGTCGAAGCTGCGGAATTGGCAGGGGCTACCGTCCTATCGGTGCAATCCAAGCAATTTGAACCGCAGGGTGCAACCGTGCTCGTCCTCTTGTCGGAAAGCCACATTTCGATTCACACTTATCCAGAGAAAGGGTTTGCTGCACTGGATTGTTACACCTGCGGCGAGGTGGTCGATCCACAGGTGGCCATTGATTACCTGGTATCCATTCTCAAGCCGAAGAAGTTCTACCCGAAAATGCTCATGCGCGGGACTGGTCCGATTGAGGTGACCAATCCGTTTGAGAAAAAAGTAAAACTGGCGACGTAATCCAAAAACCCCCGTTCAAGCGGGGGTTTTTCAGTGCAAAAAAAAACAGCCGTCCGACAAAATGGGGGATGACGAGAGAGAAAACTTATGTCATAATGTGAATGAGGATTCATTCAATCCCCGATGAAAAACGGGCGAATGACAAACAGGGGGAATGCAAGCGATGCAGAGGAGGATTCATAAAGCGGCCGTCATCGGCGCAGGCGTGATGGGCTCGGCGATTGCAGCCCACCTGGCCAACGTCGGCATCCAGACTTATCTGCTGGATATTGTGCCGAAAGAGTTGACGGAGAGTGAAAAAGCGCGCGGACTGACGCTGGAAGATGCCGAGGTTCGCAATCGCCTGGCGGCGCGCGGTGTGGAGAACGCCAAGAAAAACATGGCTTTTTACGATAACGACGACGCGCAGAGAATCACGGTGGGCAACACCACCGATCACCTGTCCTGGCTGTCAGAGGTGGACTGGATCATTGAAGCAGTGGTCGAAAACCTCCAGATCAAGCAACAACTGTTTGCAGAGCTGGAAAAGGTATGGAAACCGGGAACCATCGTCAGCACCAACACCTCAGGGGTATCCATCCATCAAATGGTGGAAGGCCGCTCTAAAGTCTTTTGCAAGCACTTCCTGGGCACCCACTTCTTCAACCCGCCCCGGTTCATGAAATTGCTGGAAATCATTCCGCATCGGGACTCTGATCCGGAGATCATTCAG
Protein-coding sequences here:
- a CDS encoding S-adenosylmethionine decarboxylase proenzyme — translated: MAYSTFGRHVAVDTWGVDFDLLNDVKFLEKKLVEAAELAGATVLSVQSKQFEPQGATVLVLLSESHISIHTYPEKGFAALDCYTCGEVVDPQVAIDYLVSILKPKKFYPKMLMRGTGPIEVTNPFEKKVKLAT